In Deinococcus sedimenti, a single genomic region encodes these proteins:
- a CDS encoding diacylglycerol/lipid kinase family protein — protein MSDVSSRAAGLPELAVVLNPNAGGGLAAREWPRLRAELERRGLTHTLIQEENAALALARVQALPPGTALMAVGGDGTVGALLPAVVGTGRPLAILPLGTGNDFAGLLGLKPGAFGEALDRLAFTPRAVDALWVRAHHADGTVTERTLLNGLGMGFDADVTTNMDRVPARVQGFARYAWSAVATLKDLSLADVTVDADGVTLYAGPSAIVAVMNGTRYGGGFLISPESDVRDGLLNVVVGGPMSRLQLTGLLARVLRGTHLGHPLAHHAAARQVTVRWNRPMRVHLDGDLGTPVTRLDVEVRPGAVRLLNA, from the coding sequence GTGAGTGACGTCTCTTCCCGCGCGGCGGGCCTTCCGGAACTGGCTGTCGTCCTGAACCCGAACGCGGGGGGTGGACTGGCGGCGCGGGAATGGCCGCGCCTGCGTGCAGAACTGGAGCGGCGCGGACTGACGCACACCCTGATTCAGGAGGAGAACGCCGCGCTGGCCCTGGCGCGCGTGCAGGCCCTGCCGCCCGGCACGGCGCTGATGGCGGTCGGTGGGGACGGCACGGTGGGCGCGCTCCTTCCGGCCGTGGTGGGGACCGGGCGGCCCCTGGCAATCCTGCCGCTGGGCACCGGGAACGACTTCGCGGGCCTGCTGGGCCTGAAGCCCGGCGCGTTCGGCGAGGCGCTGGACCGGCTGGCATTCACGCCGCGCGCCGTGGACGCCCTGTGGGTCCGGGCGCACCACGCGGACGGGACGGTGACCGAGCGGACGCTGCTGAACGGCCTGGGCATGGGTTTCGACGCAGACGTCACGACGAACATGGACCGCGTGCCGGCGCGGGTGCAGGGCTTCGCGCGGTACGCGTGGTCCGCCGTGGCGACCCTGAAGGACCTGTCCCTGGCCGACGTGACGGTGGACGCGGACGGCGTGACGCTGTACGCCGGACCCAGCGCGATCGTGGCGGTCATGAACGGCACCCGCTACGGCGGCGGGTTCCTGATCAGCCCGGAGTCGGACGTGCGCGACGGCCTGCTGAACGTCGTCGTGGGTGGCCCGATGTCTCGCCTGCAGTTGACGGGCCTGCTGGCGCGGGTGCTGCGCGGCACGCACCTGGGTCACCCGCTGGCGCATCACGCGGCGGCGCGTCAGGTCACGGTCCGCTGGAACCGGCCCATGCGGGTGCATCTGGACGGCGACCTGGGCACGCCCGTCACACGGCTGGACGTGGAGGTCCGGCCCGGCGCGGTCCGCCTCCTGAACGCCTGA